The following proteins come from a genomic window of Diorhabda carinulata isolate Delta chromosome X, icDioCari1.1, whole genome shotgun sequence:
- the LOC130901415 gene encoding exportin-1 — MAALGHQTAAALLDFNQKLDINLLDSVVVSMYAGNGETQRMAQEVLTTLKEHPDAWTRVDTILEYSTNQETKYYALQILEQVIKTRWKVLPRNQCEGIKKYIVSLIIKTSSDPEVLEANKTYLNKLNMILVQVLKREWPKNWETFITDIVGASKTNESLCQNNMIILKLLSEELFDFSAGQITQTQAKHLKDNMCSEFSAIFHLCQFVLENSQNPPLINATLETLLRFLNWIPLGYIFETNLINTLIFKFLPVPMFRNVTLNCLTEIAGVKVTNYDNMFILLFTETMAQIEMMLPIQTDIKTAYACGQDQEQNFIQNLALFLCTFLKDRATIAQSSYNTMEKALKYLVLVSEVEEVEIFKICLEYWNSLTSQLYRETSHRSVGLCLEKSEGYNNFSQDFYKEVLNKVRYIMISRMAKPEEVLVVENDNGEVVREFMKDTDSINLYKNMRETLVYLTHLDCPDTERIMTNKLQNQVNGSEWSWKNLNTLCWAIGSISGAMHEEDEKRFLVTVIKDLLGLCEQKRGKDNKAIIASNIMYVVGQYPRFLRAHWKFLKTVVNKLFEFMHETHDGVQDMACDTFIKIAMKCKRHFVTTQISETCPFIEDILASISTIICDLQQQQVHTFYEAVGYMISAQNDTPSQEALIEKYMLLPNQVWDDIISQASKNVDILKEIEIVKQLASILKTNVRACKTLNHAYVMQLGRIYLDMLNVYKVMSENITAAIQLNGETVMKQPLIKSMRAVKKETLKLISDWISVSDDNTMVLESFIPPFLDAVLFDYQRTPVPIAREPEVLSAIAIIVNKLKSDITLEVPKIFDAIFECTLEMINKDFEEYPEHRTNFFLLLQAVNNHCFAAFLNIPPTQFKLVLDSIIWAFKHTMRNVADIGLQILLKLLQNIEQHEAAAPSFYQTYLTDILQHIFSVVTDTSHSSGLSMHATILAYIFSLVEMGGVNCQLGPNPDNVLYIQEFTATLLKSAFPHLTDNQIKITVQGMFNLDQNIPHFKEHLRDFLVQIREYTGEDDSDLYLDEREKALELAQAEKRRIELSVPGILNPHEVPEEMQD; from the exons atgGCAGCACTAGGACATCAAACAGCAGCAGCATTGCTGGATTTCAACCAAAAGCTGGATATAAATCTCCTAGATAGTGTGGTCGTTAGTATGTATGCTGGAAATGGAGAAACTCAAAGAATGGCACAAGAAGTTTTAACAACACTGAAAGAACATCCTGATGCTTGGACAAGGGTAGATACGATTCTAGAATATTCTACCAatcaagaaacaaaatattatgcTTTACAAATTTTGGAACAAGTAATAAAAACTCGTTGGAAAGTGTTGCCTCGGAATCAATGTGAAGGTATCAAAAAATACATTGTTTCATTGATTATCAAAACTAGTTCAGATCCTGAGGTTTTGGAAGCCAACAAAACTTATCTTAATAAATTAAACATGATACTGGTACAGGTATTAAAGAGAGAATGGCCTAAAAATTGGGAAACTTTTATAACGGACATTGTGGGTGCAAGtaaaacaaatgaaagtttGTGTCAAAacaatatgattattttaaaattactgaGTGaagagttatttgatttttctgCTGGCCAAATCACACAAACTCAAGCAAAGCATTTAAAAGATAATATGTGTTCAGAATTTTCTGCAATATTTCATTTATGTCAATTTGTTCTTGAAAACTCCCAGAATCCACCATTAATCAATGCAACATTAGAAACACTGCTTAGATTCTTGAACTGGATTCCTCTCGGTTATATATTTGAGACTAACCTTATTAAcacattaattttcaaatttctacctGTACCGATGTTTCGGAATGTTACTTTAAATTGTCTCACAGAGATCGCTGGTGTTAAGGTTACAAATTATGAtaacatgtttattttattatttactgaaACCATGGCACAGATTGAAATGATGCTACCAATTCAAACTGATATTAAAACAGCGTATGCTTGTGGACAAGATCAAGagcaaaatttcattcaaaacttGGCTTTGTTCctttgtacatttttaaaaGATCGTGCTACTATTGCCCAGAGCTCCTATAATACGATGGAAAAGGCTTTAAAGTATCTTGTACTCGTTTCTGAAGTAGAAGAAGTGGAAATCTTCAAGATTTGCCTCGAATATTGGAACAGTTTAACATCTCAGCTATATCGAGAAACATCCCACCGCAGCGTAGGACTTTGCCTAGAAAAAAGTGAAGGCtacaacaatttttctcaaGATTTTTATAAGGAAGTTCTAAATAAAGTTAGATATATTATGATTTCTCGAATGGCTAAACCAGAGGAGGTGCTTGTAGTGGAAAATGATAATGGTGAGGTTGTAAGAGAATTTATGAAAGATACggattcaattaatttatataaaaatatgaggGAGACCCTAGTGTATCTTACACATTTAGACTGTCCAGATACAGAGCGTATTATGACTAATAAATTACAGAATCAAGTGAATGGTAGTGAATGGTCCTGGAAGAATTTGAACACTCTTTGTTGGGCTATTGGTAGTATATCTGGTGCAATGCACGAAGAAGATGAAAAACGATTTCTGGTAACTGTTATTAAAGATTTGTTAGGACTTTGTGAACAAAAACGTGGAAAGGACAACAAAGCTATTATTGCTTCCAATATTATGTACGTTGTTGGACAGTATCCGAGGTTTCTAAGAGCTcattggaaatttttgaaaactgttgtaaataaattatttgaatttatgcaTGAAACACATGATGGAGTGCAGGATATGGCTTGTgatacttttattaaaattgctATGAAATGTAAGAGGCACTTTGTGACAACACAAATATCAGAAACTTGTCCATTCATTGAAGATATACTGGCGTCCATTTCGACTATCATTTGCGATCTTCAACAACAACAAGTTCACACATTCTATGAAGCTGTTGGTTACATGATATCTGCTCAAAATGATACACCATCACAAGAGGCTCTGATCGAAAAATATATGTTGTTACCTAATCAg GTTTGGGATGATATCATTAGTCAGGCTAGTAAGAACGttgacattttaaaagaaatagaaattgtCAAACAGTTAGCAAGTATATTGAAGACCAATGTTCGAGCTTGTAAGACCTTAAATCATGCTTATGTGATGCAATTAGGTCGTATATATTTGGATATGTTGAATGTGTATAag GTTATGTCTGAAAACATAACGGCAGCTATTCAACTTAATGGTGAAACCGTGATGAAACAGCCTTTAATAAAATCTATGAGGGCTGTCAAAAaagaaacattgaaattaatatcTGATTGGATATCTGTATCGGACGACAATACAATGGTGCTCGAAAGTTTCATTCCTCCATTTTTAGACGCAGTTTTATTTGATTATCAAAGAACCCCGGTTCCTATAGCAAGAGAACCAGAAGTGCTGAGTGCTATCGCTATTATAGTTAATAAACTTAAAAGCGATATTACATTAGag GTTCCGAAAATATTTGATGCGATATTTGAATGCACACTGGAGATGATCAACAAAGATTTTGAAGAATACCCAGAACACCGCACGAACTTCTTTTTACTTCTTCAAGCAGTAAATAATCACTGTTTCGCCGCCTTCCTTAATATCCCACCTACACAATTCAAATTAGTATTAGACAGCATCATATGGGCATTTAAACACACAATGAGGAACGTCGCCGATATCGGTctacaaattttgttgaaactattacaaaatattgaacaacACGAAGCTGCAGCGCCCAGTTTCTATCAAACTTATTTGACTGACATTTTACAACACATATTTTCAGTGGTTACTGATACATCTCATTCTTCAGGATTGTCCATGCATGCTACTATTTTAGCATACATATTTTCTTTGGTAGAAATGGGAGGGGTGAATTGTCAGTTAGGTCCTAATCCCGATAATGTTTTGTACATACAAGAGTTCACGGCCACTTTGTTGAAATCTGCCTTTCCACATCTTACTGACAACCAGATTAAGATTACAGTACAAGGGATGTTCAATTTAGATCAAAACATACCTCACTTCAAGGAACATCTGAGAGACTTCTTGGTCCAAATTAGA